The following proteins come from a genomic window of Mariniflexile sp. TRM1-10:
- the proB gene encoding glutamate 5-kinase, whose amino-acid sequence MQKKKRILLKVGSNTLTKETDNISRGKIEDMANQIALLQDTCEFIIVSSGAIAVAKQFVKLESKGKDINVKQALASIGQPHLIRIYQEIFREAGLLTSQCLLSYSDFEREQSRTNIVNTINVLVNNNYIPIINENDTVATDEIKFGDNDKLGALTASLLKADLFIIATNTNGIYTKESMENGTPKTIELVEDFEALAKQVVSSKSSHGSGGMQSKIEAAEVTKKANIETWIVNGLEDNFMVNAMNNKVAFTKII is encoded by the coding sequence ATGCAAAAGAAAAAAAGAATATTGCTTAAAGTAGGTTCTAATACCCTTACTAAAGAAACGGATAACATTTCTAGAGGTAAGATTGAAGATATGGCGAATCAAATCGCTCTTTTACAAGATACTTGCGAGTTCATTATTGTAAGTTCGGGAGCTATTGCCGTGGCAAAACAGTTTGTGAAACTGGAAAGCAAAGGCAAAGATATCAATGTGAAGCAAGCATTAGCATCTATTGGTCAGCCGCATTTAATTCGAATCTATCAAGAAATTTTTAGAGAAGCGGGGTTGTTGACGTCGCAGTGTTTGTTGTCGTATTCCGATTTTGAAAGGGAACAAAGCCGAACAAACATTGTAAACACTATTAATGTTTTGGTTAATAATAATTATATTCCAATCATTAATGAAAATGACACTGTGGCAACCGATGAAATTAAGTTTGGAGATAACGATAAATTAGGGGCATTAACAGCGTCTCTTTTAAAAGCAGATTTGTTTATTATTGCGACCAATACAAACGGTATTTATACTAAAGAATCTATGGAGAATGGCACTCCCAAAACTATTGAGTTGGTAGAAGATTTTGAGGCGTTGGCAAAACAAGTGGTGAGTTCAAAGTCGTCTCACGGAAGTGGCGGCATGCAGTCTAAAATTGAAGCCGCTGAAGTAACAAAAAAAGCAAATATAGAAACGTGGATAGTAAACGGATTGGAAGATAATTTCATGGTAAATGCTATGAATAACAAAGTAGCGTTTACTAAAATAATTTGA
- a CDS encoding GNAT family N-acetyltransferase — protein MDFKFIDIKNEFYKEAVSLRIRAFFEGMPNAADLINDKFEAKGVHLICLNNNKVIGTGRLNFEENECVISQMAIDKSFQYKGIGGKLLNKLIEYSKERTNSRITLNARETAISFYEKFNFIIIGDKYPSKKTTIIHQKMELK, from the coding sequence ATGGATTTTAAGTTTATTGATATAAAAAATGAATTTTATAAAGAAGCAGTTTCACTAAGGATAAGGGCTTTTTTTGAAGGAATGCCAAATGCAGCAGATTTGATTAATGACAAATTTGAAGCTAAAGGAGTCCATTTGATTTGTTTAAACAACAATAAAGTTATTGGGACAGGAAGATTGAATTTTGAAGAAAATGAATGTGTGATTTCTCAAATGGCGATTGATAAAAGTTTTCAGTACAAGGGCATAGGAGGCAAGCTATTAAATAAACTAATTGAATATAGCAAAGAAAGAACAAATTCTAGAATTACATTAAACGCAAGGGAAACCGCAATATCATTCTATGAAAAATTTAATTTTATAATTATAGGAGACAAATATCCATCAAAAAAGACAACTATTATTCATCAGAAAATGGAACTAAAATAA
- a CDS encoding N-acetylornithine carbamoyltransferase, with protein MKNYTSIHDIDNIHSWIEEAKALKANPLKHIDLGKHKTIGLLFFNSSLRTRLSTQKAALNLGMNPIVMNVSGDAWGIEFGDGTIMNGNTAEHIKEAAAVVSQYCDIIAVRAFPTLTDKAKDESEHVLKSFVKYATVPIVNMESATGHPLQGLTDAITISEHAKTVKPKVVLSWAPHIKSLPHAVANSFVQAMQKMDVEFVITHPEGYELNPEITGKTPIIHNQEDAFKNADFVYVKNWSSYNDYGKVLNTDPNWMITKAKLGNAKFMHCLPVRRNVIVEDAVLDSDSSIVIQQANNRTYAAQLVLKKILENG; from the coding sequence ATGAAGAATTATACCTCTATACACGATATAGATAATATCCATTCATGGATTGAGGAAGCTAAAGCATTAAAAGCAAATCCGCTTAAGCATATTGATTTAGGAAAACATAAAACCATTGGGTTATTGTTTTTTAATTCTAGTTTGCGTACACGCTTAAGTACCCAAAAAGCAGCGTTAAATTTAGGTATGAATCCTATTGTAATGAATGTTTCTGGCGATGCTTGGGGTATCGAGTTTGGAGATGGCACCATTATGAATGGAAACACCGCAGAACATATCAAAGAAGCTGCGGCTGTAGTATCCCAATACTGCGATATTATTGCGGTAAGAGCGTTCCCAACGTTAACGGATAAAGCAAAAGACGAAAGCGAGCATGTACTTAAATCGTTTGTAAAATATGCCACTGTGCCCATTGTAAATATGGAAAGTGCCACGGGTCATCCGCTTCAAGGGCTTACCGATGCCATTACTATTTCAGAACATGCCAAAACAGTCAAGCCTAAAGTAGTTTTGAGTTGGGCACCACATATAAAATCATTACCACACGCCGTAGCGAATAGTTTTGTACAAGCCATGCAAAAAATGGATGTGGAATTTGTAATAACACATCCAGAAGGGTATGAGTTAAATCCGGAAATCACAGGAAAAACCCCAATAATTCACAACCAAGAGGACGCTTTTAAAAATGCCGATTTTGTATATGTGAAAAACTGGAGCAGTTATAACGATTACGGAAAAGTATTGAACACCGACCCCAATTGGATGATTACAAAAGCAAAATTGGGCAATGCTAAATTTATGCACTGTTTACCTGTCAGACGAAATGTCATTGTTGAAGACGCTGTTTTGGATAGTGATAGCTCTATTGTTATCCAACAAGCCAACAACAGAACTTACGCTGCGCAATTGGTGTTGAAAAAGATATTAGAAAATGGCTAA
- the argB gene encoding acetylglutamate kinase — protein MAKEKLSIVKIGGNIIEDDASLSAFLKLFANLKGKKILVHGGGKRATSMASKLGIESKMVNGRRITDAETLEVITMVYGGLVNKNIVAQLQALQVDAIGLTGADINSISSEKRPVKEVDFGFVGDVKKVAHKSIDKLIQADFTPVFCAITHDGNGQLLNTNADTITSQVAVGMSELYETSIYYCFELNGVLKDINDKNSVIKHIDSKLYSELLEQGIIADGMLPKLENCFDALNHGVKTINMGNTAMLTQENDNFTRITL, from the coding sequence ATGGCTAAAGAAAAACTATCCATAGTAAAAATAGGAGGAAATATTATTGAAGACGATGCGTCTTTAAGCGCATTTCTAAAACTATTTGCTAATTTAAAAGGAAAGAAGATTTTAGTACATGGCGGTGGAAAACGAGCTACCAGTATGGCATCAAAATTAGGTATCGAGTCTAAAATGGTCAATGGCAGACGCATCACCGATGCCGAAACTCTTGAAGTTATTACCATGGTTTATGGTGGACTGGTGAATAAAAATATCGTGGCGCAGTTACAGGCATTACAAGTCGATGCCATTGGGTTAACGGGTGCCGATATCAATAGTATCTCATCAGAAAAAAGACCTGTAAAAGAGGTGGATTTTGGTTTTGTGGGCGATGTTAAAAAAGTAGCACACAAGTCTATCGATAAATTAATTCAGGCAGATTTTACACCTGTATTTTGTGCCATAACGCATGATGGTAACGGACAATTATTAAACACCAATGCCGATACCATTACCTCCCAAGTAGCTGTTGGTATGAGTGAACTTTACGAAACATCTATTTATTATTGTTTTGAATTGAATGGTGTTTTAAAAGATATCAACGATAAAAATTCAGTTATAAAGCATATCGATTCTAAGTTGTATTCTGAATTATTAGAGCAAGGCATCATTGCAGATGGCATGCTGCCAAAGTTAGAAAACTGTTTCGATGCTTTAAACCACGGTGTAAAAACCATAAATATGGGAAATACAGCTATGTTAACCCAAGAAAACGATAATTTTACAAGAATAACTCTATAA
- a CDS encoding M20 family metallo-hydrolase, with the protein MALQELTNNAIALLKQLIETPSFSSEEDQTALHIETWLKQYNIDYKRTKNNVWAVNKHFDASKPNMLLNSHHDTVKPNTAYTKDPFKAIVEDGKLYGLGSNDAGGCLVSLIATFTYFYNHKDLKYNLILVASAEEESSGPDGLNSMLKIIPKIDVAIVGEPTQMNLAVAEKGLVVFDAKVKGTASHAAHPNDDNPIYKTIETLQWFKDLKFEKSTEALGDVKLTVTQINAGKQHNVVPADVELVIDVRVNDAYTNAEIAEFLQKNAPCSSIVPRSLHLNSSSIPVEHPLVQAGIAMGRTMYGSPTLSDQAWLSCKSLKLGPGDSPRSHSADEFIYLHEIEEGIKIYVELLNRVIIPA; encoded by the coding sequence ATGGCGTTACAAGAATTAACAAACAATGCGATTGCACTATTAAAACAACTAATAGAAACACCGTCTTTTTCTTCAGAAGAAGATCAAACCGCATTGCATATTGAAACTTGGCTTAAGCAATATAACATCGATTATAAACGAACAAAAAACAATGTTTGGGCCGTTAACAAGCACTTCGATGCCAGCAAACCAAACATGTTGCTTAATTCGCACCACGATACTGTAAAACCCAATACAGCTTATACAAAAGACCCATTCAAAGCCATTGTAGAAGACGGCAAATTATACGGTTTAGGAAGTAACGATGCGGGTGGTTGTTTGGTGTCATTAATAGCCACGTTTACCTATTTTTACAATCATAAGGATTTAAAGTATAACTTAATTTTAGTTGCTTCAGCGGAAGAAGAAAGCAGTGGTCCGGATGGATTAAACAGTATGCTAAAAATCATTCCTAAGATTGATGTGGCGATTGTAGGTGAACCAACTCAAATGAATCTAGCTGTTGCCGAAAAGGGTTTGGTCGTTTTCGATGCAAAAGTAAAAGGAACGGCGAGTCATGCAGCACATCCAAACGACGATAACCCCATTTATAAAACCATTGAAACATTACAGTGGTTTAAAGATTTAAAGTTTGAAAAAAGCACGGAAGCATTGGGCGATGTGAAATTAACAGTCACCCAAATCAATGCCGGAAAGCAGCATAATGTGGTGCCAGCCGACGTGGAATTGGTCATTGATGTTCGTGTTAACGATGCCTATACGAATGCTGAAATTGCAGAATTTTTACAGAAAAATGCACCATGTTCAAGTATTGTACCTCGTAGTTTGCATTTAAACTCCTCGTCTATACCTGTTGAACATCCATTGGTGCAAGCAGGAATCGCAATGGGCAGAACGATGTATGGGTCACCAACATTATCAGATCAGGCATGGTTGTCATGTAAATCTTTAAAATTAGGGCCAGGCGATAGTCCGCGCTCACATTCAGCAGACGAATTTATTTATTTGCATGAAATAGAAGAAGGGATTAAAATATATGTTGAATTGTTGAATCGGGTTATAATTCCTGCGTAG
- the argH gene encoding argininosuccinate lyase, whose amino-acid sequence MKLWDKGISIDKKIEQFTVGNDREIDIHIAKYDVIASRAHAKMLQKIGILTANELIELLGGLKKLETQIDNGTFVIDPQFEDVHSKIEFELTKSLGEVGKKIHTARSRNDQVLVALQLYYKENLGIVKQKTQTLFETLLGLADTYKDKVLPGYTHLQVAMPSSFGLWFSAYAEVLIDDVYLLNAALQTVDQNPLGSAAGYGSSFPIDREFTTKDMNFATLKYNVVAAQMSRGKSERTIAASLGSLCNTMGRFAMDVCLYMSQNFGFISFPDELTTGSSIMPHKKNPDVFELIRGKCNKIQALQTEMLLITNNLPSGYHRDFQLLKENMIAAFEDVKDILDIFNFSIQQVIVKDVDVNNDLYKYLFTVDNINTLVVEGQSFREAYQKIGGEVQNGTYKPDTSKKHTHIGSIHNLCLDKIRAKFPVKN is encoded by the coding sequence ATGAAACTCTGGGATAAAGGCATATCAATCGACAAAAAAATAGAGCAATTTACTGTTGGAAACGATAGGGAAATTGATATTCATATAGCGAAATACGATGTAATAGCATCAAGAGCTCATGCTAAAATGCTTCAAAAAATTGGCATTCTTACAGCCAACGAATTGATCGAGCTATTAGGAGGTTTGAAAAAATTAGAAACCCAAATAGATAACGGCACTTTTGTAATCGATCCACAGTTTGAAGATGTACATTCTAAAATAGAGTTTGAATTGACTAAATCGTTAGGAGAAGTCGGTAAAAAAATCCACACGGCGCGTTCTAGAAATGACCAAGTTTTAGTAGCGTTGCAATTATATTACAAAGAGAATTTAGGCATTGTAAAACAGAAAACGCAGACACTTTTTGAAACCCTTTTAGGTTTAGCAGACACTTATAAAGATAAAGTGCTTCCTGGATACACACACCTTCAAGTGGCAATGCCATCATCTTTTGGGTTGTGGTTTTCGGCGTATGCTGAGGTTTTAATAGACGATGTGTATTTGCTCAATGCAGCCCTACAAACCGTCGATCAAAACCCTTTAGGTTCTGCTGCGGGGTACGGAAGTTCGTTTCCAATAGATAGAGAATTTACCACTAAAGACATGAATTTTGCAACCCTAAAATACAATGTGGTTGCGGCACAAATGAGTCGTGGTAAAAGCGAACGCACCATTGCTGCCAGTTTAGGGAGTTTATGCAACACTATGGGGCGCTTTGCTATGGATGTGTGTTTGTATATGAGTCAGAATTTTGGTTTTATTTCCTTTCCAGATGAATTAACTACGGGTAGTAGTATCATGCCACACAAAAAGAACCCAGATGTTTTTGAATTGATTCGTGGTAAATGTAATAAAATACAAGCGCTACAAACCGAAATGCTTTTAATAACCAATAACTTACCAAGTGGTTACCACCGTGATTTTCAGTTGTTAAAAGAAAACATGATTGCTGCTTTTGAAGATGTCAAAGACATTTTAGATATTTTCAATTTTTCGATTCAGCAAGTTATTGTGAAAGATGTTGATGTCAATAATGATTTGTACAAATACCTTTTTACGGTTGATAATATTAACACGCTTGTTGTAGAAGGTCAAAGTTTTAGAGAAGCGTATCAAAAAATTGGAGGTGAAGTACAAAATGGAACATACAAACCTGATACGTCTAAAAAACATACCCATATAGGAAGTATTCATAATTTGTGTTTAGATAAAATTCGGGCGAAGTTTCCTGTTAAAAATTAA
- a CDS encoding alpha/beta hydrolase, translating into MAVKNIFLILSFFFILIHGSAQNDIIPLWNGDIPNSEKSDDKEIVKKTDATMILLVQTPTLEVFLPTPMNANGKAVVICPGGGYQHLSYDWEGTDIAKWYNSKGIAAFVLKYRLPNSKSVKISYEAPLQDAQRALRIVRSQSEKWHVNPNKIGIMGFSAGGHVASTLGTQFDKPNNFKGTTIDTISARPDFMILIYPVVTMKMDYTHTGSRLNLLGKNPSDALINQYSNELQVTENTPPTFIVHSTNDGVVPVENSLNLYKALKDIGIKTEMHIYPEGGHGYSLALGRGYLQTWPDRLFDWLQSF; encoded by the coding sequence ATGGCTGTTAAAAATATATTTTTAATCCTTAGTTTCTTTTTTATTTTGATTCATGGCTCTGCTCAGAATGATATAATACCATTATGGAATGGTGATATTCCGAATAGTGAAAAGTCAGATGACAAAGAAATTGTTAAAAAAACTGACGCAACCATGATTTTACTGGTGCAAACACCTACTTTAGAAGTGTTTTTACCAACTCCAATGAATGCCAATGGAAAAGCAGTCGTTATTTGTCCAGGTGGGGGATATCAACATTTATCTTATGATTGGGAAGGTACAGATATAGCAAAATGGTATAATTCTAAAGGGATTGCGGCATTTGTTTTAAAATATAGATTACCAAATTCAAAATCGGTAAAAATATCTTATGAAGCACCTTTGCAAGATGCACAACGTGCTTTAAGAATAGTTCGTTCACAATCGGAGAAATGGCATGTAAATCCAAACAAAATTGGCATTATGGGGTTTTCAGCTGGTGGTCATGTTGCTTCTACTTTAGGCACTCAATTTGATAAACCAAACAATTTTAAAGGGACTACAATTGATACCATTTCAGCACGACCAGATTTTATGATATTAATTTATCCAGTTGTAACCATGAAAATGGATTACACACATACAGGATCTCGATTGAATTTATTGGGTAAAAATCCATCGGATGCATTAATAAATCAGTATTCAAATGAATTACAGGTTACTGAAAATACACCTCCAACGTTTATAGTACATTCTACTAATGATGGTGTTGTACCTGTAGAAAATAGTTTGAACCTATACAAAGCTTTGAAGGATATAGGTATTAAAACGGAAATGCATATTTACCCTGAAGGTGGCCATGGCTATAGTTTAGCTTTAGGAAGAGGTTATTTGCAAACGTGGCCTGACAGATTGTTTGATTGGTTACAAAGTTTTTAA
- a CDS encoding SET domain-containing protein, protein MVEVKQSPLHGKGVFATRHIAKGELLVASHMALIHVNENLPEVLATLQFPWTEEYDAICISDAGSFFNHSSQPNAKVDERDFDNLIQTFVAKTDIVKGTEITIYYNDAFEDFVNL, encoded by the coding sequence ATGGTAGAAGTAAAACAATCGCCATTACACGGAAAAGGTGTTTTTGCAACGCGACATATTGCTAAAGGCGAACTATTAGTTGCAAGCCACATGGCGCTTATTCACGTAAATGAAAATTTGCCAGAAGTTTTGGCAACCCTTCAGTTTCCTTGGACAGAGGAATATGATGCTATTTGTATAAGTGATGCGGGGAGTTTTTTTAATCATAGTAGTCAACCGAATGCGAAAGTTGACGAGCGTGATTTTGATAACCTAATCCAAACATTTGTAGCAAAAACAGATATTGTGAAGGGCACTGAAATTACCATTTATTACAACGATGCTTTTGAGGATTTTGTTAATCTTTAA
- the leuB gene encoding 3-isopropylmalate dehydrogenase has translation MKLNIAVLPGDGIGPEVIAQAEKVLKAIAMEFNHVFTFQHALVGASAIEKTGNPLPEETISICENADAILFGAIGNAAFDLDPYAKIRPEQGLLRLRKSLGLYTNIRPVIAYEDLLNKSSLKKKQISNTNILIYRELTGGIYFGEKKLSDDGNTASDICEYTRLEIERIAHLAFKAAQSRKRKLTLVDKANALESSRLWRRVVQELAPQYPNVRLHFMYIDNAAMELIMNPRQFDVILTENMFGDILSEEASVIVGSIGLLASASLGDKHAMFEPIHGAYSKAANKGIANPIASILAAAMLLDHFGLDDEAALVREGVDKSLKLHITTPDLNTKYDNITTTKVGDFIEDFINNPDETNLNFTNIHLGQSTII, from the coding sequence ATGAAATTAAATATAGCCGTTTTACCAGGCGATGGCATAGGTCCAGAAGTCATAGCACAAGCCGAAAAGGTCTTGAAAGCTATTGCTATGGAGTTTAACCATGTATTTACATTTCAACACGCTTTAGTTGGTGCTAGTGCTATAGAAAAAACAGGGAATCCGTTGCCAGAAGAAACCATTAGCATTTGTGAAAATGCCGATGCTATCTTATTCGGTGCCATAGGAAATGCAGCGTTCGATTTAGATCCCTACGCCAAAATAAGACCCGAACAAGGTCTTTTACGATTACGTAAATCGTTGGGTCTTTATACCAATATAAGGCCTGTAATTGCTTACGAAGATTTGCTTAATAAATCTTCTTTAAAGAAAAAACAAATAAGCAATACCAATATTCTTATTTACCGCGAACTCACTGGAGGCATTTATTTTGGTGAAAAAAAATTAAGCGACGACGGCAATACAGCGTCCGATATTTGCGAATACACTCGTTTAGAAATTGAACGCATCGCCCATTTAGCATTTAAGGCTGCCCAATCCAGAAAACGCAAATTAACCTTGGTTGATAAAGCCAATGCTCTAGAAAGCTCCAGATTATGGCGTAGAGTCGTGCAAGAATTAGCACCGCAATACCCAAATGTTCGATTGCATTTTATGTATATCGACAATGCCGCTATGGAGCTCATCATGAATCCAAGACAATTTGATGTTATTTTAACCGAAAACATGTTTGGCGACATCTTATCGGAAGAAGCCAGCGTCATTGTAGGTTCCATTGGCTTATTAGCTTCGGCGTCTTTAGGAGATAAGCACGCTATGTTTGAGCCCATACATGGGGCTTACTCAAAAGCAGCCAACAAAGGCATTGCAAACCCTATAGCATCCATTTTGGCAGCAGCCATGTTGTTAGACCATTTTGGGTTGGATGACGAAGCAGCATTAGTAAGAGAAGGTGTAGATAAATCGTTAAAACTACATATTACCACACCCGATTTAAATACGAAGTACGATAACATTACCACCACAAAAGTTGGCGATTTCATTGAAGATTTTATAAACAATCCAGATGAAACCAATTTAAACTTTACCAACATACATTTAGGGCAGTCCACAATCATTTAA
- a CDS encoding 2-isopropylmalate synthase yields the protein MSNTNVQIFDTTLRDGEQVPGCKLNTEQKLIIAEQLDLLGVDIIEAGFPVSSPGDFKSVEAISKIVKHATVCGLTRSVENDIKVAAEALKYAKTPRIHTGIGTSDSHIKFKFNSNRDAILDRAFKAVSYAKSFVEDVEFYAEDAGRTDNEYLARICEAVIKAGATVLNIPDTTGYCLPHEYGAKIKYLKENVKGIEKAVLSCHCHNDLGLATANSIEGVINGARQIECTINGIGERAGNTALEEVVMILKQHPYLNLDTRIKTEMLYGISQLVSESMGIYTQPNKAIVGANAFAHSSGIHQDGVIKNRETYEIIDPKDVGVTESAIVLTARSGRAALAYRAKNVGYELTKLQLDEIYLNFLDFADNKKEVDDNDIHYIIENSKLYKEIISA from the coding sequence ATGTCTAATACTAACGTCCAAATTTTTGACACTACGCTTCGCGATGGCGAGCAAGTCCCAGGCTGCAAACTAAACACTGAACAAAAATTAATCATTGCTGAACAGCTTGATTTGTTAGGTGTTGATATTATTGAGGCCGGTTTCCCTGTATCAAGTCCTGGCGATTTTAAATCGGTTGAAGCCATTTCTAAAATTGTTAAGCATGCAACAGTCTGTGGTTTAACCCGTTCTGTTGAAAACGATATAAAAGTAGCTGCCGAAGCATTAAAATACGCTAAAACTCCACGAATACATACCGGAATTGGAACCTCTGATTCTCATATAAAATTCAAATTCAACTCAAATAGAGACGCCATTCTTGACCGTGCTTTTAAGGCGGTAAGTTACGCAAAATCTTTTGTTGAAGATGTAGAATTTTATGCTGAAGATGCTGGAAGAACCGATAACGAATATTTAGCACGCATATGTGAAGCTGTTATTAAAGCCGGTGCTACCGTTTTAAACATTCCAGATACTACTGGTTACTGTTTACCACACGAGTATGGTGCTAAAATTAAATATCTAAAAGAAAACGTAAAAGGTATTGAAAAGGCTGTTTTATCATGTCACTGCCATAACGATCTAGGATTGGCAACAGCCAACTCCATAGAAGGTGTTATTAATGGTGCCCGCCAAATTGAATGTACCATAAACGGTATTGGTGAGCGTGCAGGAAACACCGCTTTAGAAGAAGTCGTGATGATTTTAAAACAACACCCATATTTAAATTTAGATACCCGTATCAAAACAGAAATGCTTTATGGTATTAGCCAATTGGTATCAGAAAGTATGGGTATTTATACGCAACCTAACAAAGCTATTGTTGGGGCTAACGCCTTTGCCCATAGTTCTGGAATCCATCAAGACGGTGTGATTAAAAATCGTGAAACTTACGAAATTATAGATCCAAAAGATGTTGGCGTCACCGAATCCGCTATTGTGTTAACCGCAAGAAGTGGGCGTGCTGCATTAGCATATAGAGCAAAGAATGTTGGATACGAATTAACGAAACTTCAATTGGATGAAATCTATTTAAATTTCTTGGATTTTGCCGATAATAAGAAAGAAGTTGATGATAACGATATTCATTACATTATAGAGAACAGTAAATTATATAAGGAAATTATTTCAGCTTAG